A region of Candidatus Margulisiibacteriota bacterium DNA encodes the following proteins:
- a CDS encoding FAD-binding oxidoreductase has translation MIIKNEQDLIKPYLEDASGLNGAHTDKVFLPENYDEVNQVLKAAAANKVPITVSGGGTGVTGGRLPFAGQVIATDRLNRILDLKKGSITVQAGVPITEIHAAAESLGCFYPPDATEWTAFIGGNIATNASGARTFKYGATRKYVNRIKVVLSSGEAIDIKRGKKCPMSNVQCPMPNYKMPEIKNAAGYYSRSGMDLIDLFIGSEGTLGVIVEAELELLPKVGFVFAAFAFFEDEYRALDFVGDIKKQTFESRKKKDPAGLDALAVEYFDENAIVLLRTKHPAIPAKTRALVFFEEEITSQKENAYLEKWGALLEEHGVSLDDVWTAETPEKEKELKDIRHSMPEAVNEVVKKRGYPKAGTDIAVPHDRFREMFSFYRDVLGSCAIDNLIFGHIGDSHLHVNMLPKSKEEFRAVKDLYIKFVRKAVSLGGTASAEHGIGKLKHAYLKEMYGENGVNEMIKVKRDLDPFLILGPDNIFPYQKV, from the coding sequence ATGATCATCAAAAATGAACAGGACCTCATAAAACCATACCTGGAGGACGCTTCCGGGCTCAATGGAGCACATACGGATAAAGTGTTCCTTCCCGAAAACTATGATGAGGTGAACCAGGTTCTCAAAGCAGCAGCTGCGAACAAAGTACCGATAACCGTATCCGGAGGGGGCACAGGCGTGACAGGAGGCAGGCTTCCCTTTGCGGGGCAGGTCATTGCCACGGACAGGTTGAACAGAATATTGGACCTTAAAAAAGGTTCAATAACTGTCCAGGCCGGAGTACCGATAACAGAGATACACGCCGCAGCGGAAAGTCTCGGGTGTTTTTATCCCCCGGATGCAACCGAATGGACAGCGTTCATAGGAGGCAATATTGCCACAAATGCGTCGGGAGCACGCACATTTAAGTATGGAGCAACGAGGAAGTATGTTAACAGAATAAAGGTTGTATTGAGCAGTGGAGAGGCAATAGATATAAAGAGAGGGAAGAAATGTCCAATGTCCAATGTCCAATGTCCAATGCCCAATTATAAAATGCCGGAGATTAAGAATGCGGCGGGATATTATTCCAGATCTGGAATGGACCTGATCGACCTGTTCATTGGAAGCGAAGGAACTCTCGGGGTTATTGTCGAGGCCGAGTTGGAGTTGCTGCCAAAGGTTGGTTTTGTTTTTGCGGCTTTTGCGTTCTTTGAAGATGAGTATAGAGCGCTTGACTTTGTGGGTGATATAAAAAAGCAAACCTTCGAAAGCAGAAAAAAGAAGGACCCCGCAGGCCTTGATGCTTTGGCGGTCGAGTACTTTGACGAGAACGCGATCGTACTGCTGCGGACAAAGCACCCGGCGATCCCCGCCAAGACCAGGGCCCTTGTGTTCTTTGAAGAAGAAATAACATCACAAAAAGAGAATGCATACCTTGAAAAGTGGGGGGCGCTTCTTGAAGAACACGGAGTATCCCTTGACGATGTGTGGACAGCCGAAACTCCTGAAAAGGAAAAGGAACTTAAGGATATAAGACACTCCATGCCTGAAGCGGTGAACGAGGTCGTCAAAAAGAGGGGGTATCCCAAAGCGGGCACAGACATAGCGGTGCCTCATGACAGGTTCAGGGAGATGTTCAGTTTTTACAGGGATGTCCTCGGCAGTTGTGCGATCGACAATCTGATATTTGGTCATATAGGCGATAGCCATCTGCATGTTAATATGCTGCCAAAATCGAAAGAGGAATTTAGGGCGGTTAAAGACCTTTATATAAAGTTTGTCAGAAAGGCCGTGTCCCTTGGCGGTACGGCATCCGCGGAACACGGCATAGGAAAACTAAAACACGCTTACCTTAAAGAGATGTACGGCGAAAATGGCGTTAATGAGATGATAAAGGTCAAAAGAGACCTGGATCCGTTCTTAATACTGGGACCGGACAATATCTTCCCGTATCAAAAGGTTTGA
- a CDS encoding ketopantoate reductase family protein codes for MKILIYGAGSIGCVFGGFLSKAGEEVVLLGRPAQMEAIKAKGLRIDGIWGLHEAGDLLAYSNSEHLKEDHAGTFDLILLTVKSYDTVAALADIVNIVNNNTIVLSLQNGLGNIEAVSKAVGQEQTLGGRIIFGAETAVPGAVKVTVSADDVVIGRISPNTSLEKVEEIASLFSFAGIKTRTTPEIVKFIWGKVIYNCALNGLASLLNINYGQLLDSEHTKDIMRRIVGEVYLIAQKKGIALKPATKEEYIKTLFNRLIPLTSSHRPSMLQDIEKGKKTEIDALNGAIVRMGKDIGVPTPTNQLISELIKYKEVRH; via the coding sequence ATGAAGATCCTCATCTACGGTGCCGGCTCTATAGGATGTGTTTTTGGTGGATTCCTGTCAAAAGCGGGAGAAGAAGTGGTGCTGCTGGGGCGCCCCGCCCAGATGGAGGCGATAAAGGCAAAGGGACTGCGGATAGACGGCATCTGGGGACTCCATGAAGCGGGGGATCTGCTTGCCTATTCCAACAGCGAACATCTCAAAGAGGACCACGCGGGCACCTTTGACCTCATCCTGCTAACGGTTAAGTCCTACGATACAGTAGCCGCACTGGCCGATATAGTGAATATCGTTAACAACAATACCATTGTTCTGTCCCTTCAAAACGGCCTGGGCAACATAGAGGCTGTTTCAAAGGCTGTAGGACAGGAACAGACCCTTGGGGGCAGGATTATTTTTGGAGCGGAAACCGCTGTGCCCGGAGCGGTAAAAGTGACCGTTAGCGCAGATGATGTCGTTATCGGAAGGATAAGCCCGAATACTTCCTTAGAGAAAGTCGAAGAAATAGCATCCCTCTTTTCCTTTGCCGGCATCAAGACCAGGACAACTCCGGAAATAGTTAAATTTATCTGGGGAAAGGTCATTTACAACTGTGCGCTCAACGGCCTGGCCTCCTTACTTAACATCAACTACGGGCAGCTGCTGGACTCCGAACACACAAAAGACATCATGAGAAGGATAGTGGGCGAGGTCTATCTTATCGCCCAGAAAAAGGGTATTGCGCTGAAGCCCGCGACCAAGGAAGAATACATAAAGACCCTTTTTAACCGCTTAATTCCGCTTACTTCCTCCCACAGGCCCTCCATGCTCCAGGACATAGAAAAAGGCAAGAAGACCGAGATAGACGCTCTGAACGGCGCCATCGTCAGGATGGGCAAAGATATTGGTGTTCCGACCCCGACAAATCAATTGATATCAGAATTGATAAAATATAAAGAGGTAAGGCATTAA
- a CDS encoding methylenetetrahydrofolate reductase: MSFKKALASKKFILTAEIFPPKGVDADDAISKAVSLKGIVDAINVTDNQRAVMRMNPIVLCHKLIHEGIDPILQMCCRDRNSMGLSSDVLAAYALGIRNILSITGDYPIKDGKVLAKPVFELDSVQLLDLIRKMGKGQDLNGSPLKGNPSFSLGSTVNPNSEQIDLQIMKLRKKLDAGAEFIQTQVIYDIDGFKKFKEKTSTLKMKLLLGIFPLRTFEMAKFMEEKVPGVKVGDKVLKRMQSSKESKQEGIQIAVETIKELKPYCDGVHFMTMNDAEVVKKIIAEL; this comes from the coding sequence ATGTCCTTCAAGAAAGCCCTGGCCTCAAAGAAATTTATCCTGACCGCAGAGATCTTTCCTCCCAAAGGCGTTGATGCGGATGATGCTATAAGCAAGGCTGTAAGCTTAAAAGGGATCGTTGATGCTATCAATGTGACGGATAATCAGAGAGCCGTCATGAGGATGAACCCTATTGTGCTGTGCCACAAACTTATACACGAAGGTATAGATCCTATACTTCAAATGTGCTGCCGCGACCGCAATTCTATGGGGCTTTCTTCCGATGTCCTGGCTGCTTATGCGCTTGGGATAAGGAACATCCTGTCAATAACAGGGGATTATCCCATAAAGGACGGAAAAGTCCTGGCAAAACCCGTGTTCGAGCTGGATTCGGTCCAGCTCCTGGACCTTATCAGAAAAATGGGAAAAGGGCAGGACCTGAACGGGTCTCCTCTTAAAGGAAATCCTTCATTTAGTCTCGGGTCAACGGTTAACCCCAACAGCGAACAGATCGACCTTCAGATAATGAAATTAAGGAAAAAGCTGGATGCGGGGGCGGAGTTTATTCAGACGCAGGTTATTTATGATATAGACGGTTTCAAGAAATTCAAAGAAAAGACTTCAACTCTCAAAATGAAATTGCTTCTGGGAATATTTCCACTCAGGACCTTTGAAATGGCAAAATTCATGGAAGAAAAAGTCCCCGGGGTTAAAGTAGGGGATAAAGTGCTTAAGAGAATGCAAAGTTCAAAAGAGTCGAAACAGGAAGGCATCCAAATCGCTGTTGAAACGATAAAAGAACTTAAGCCTTACTGCGACGGAGTCCATTTTATGACGATGAATGATGCAGAAGTGGTGAAAAAGATTATCGCGGAGCTATAG
- a CDS encoding methylenetetrahydrofolate reductase C-terminal domain-containing protein: MIVTEQKKYEEILEMLKDAKSIFVVGCGLCATSNKTGGEAEVKEMAERLKKDGKKISGTAVVESTCDERLCRKEFLNHKKQLDEADAFLVMSCGAGVQTVAALVGKAVFPALNSLFLAKTYRAGKFYEMCTMCGECQLDKTGGICLLTRCPKNTLNGPCGGSTKGKCEVDPKNDCAWALVYERLKQLNRVEDINDFKPVKDWSKALRPHRTEM, encoded by the coding sequence ATGATAGTAACTGAACAGAAGAAGTACGAAGAAATACTTGAGATGTTAAAGGACGCCAAAAGCATTTTTGTTGTGGGCTGCGGGTTGTGCGCTACCTCCAACAAAACAGGGGGAGAAGCCGAGGTCAAGGAAATGGCGGAAAGGCTGAAAAAGGACGGGAAAAAGATCTCGGGAACTGCCGTAGTTGAATCCACATGTGATGAGCGCCTCTGCCGCAAAGAGTTTTTGAACCATAAGAAACAGCTTGATGAAGCGGATGCTTTTCTTGTTATGTCCTGCGGAGCGGGGGTCCAGACCGTGGCAGCTCTAGTAGGCAAGGCGGTCTTTCCGGCGCTTAACTCATTGTTCCTTGCCAAGACATACAGAGCCGGCAAGTTCTACGAAATGTGCACTATGTGCGGGGAGTGCCAGCTGGACAAGACCGGAGGCATTTGTCTTTTGACCAGGTGTCCCAAGAACACCTTGAACGGCCCGTGCGGCGGCTCGACAAAGGGCAAATGCGAGGTTGACCCCAAAAATGACTGTGCCTGGGCGCTTGTTTACGAGCGGCTAAAACAGCTTAACAGAGTTGAAGACATAAATGACTTTAAACCTGTCAAAGACTGGTCCAAGGCTCTTCGACCCCACAGGACGGAGATGTAA
- a CDS encoding RluA family pseudouridine synthase: MRQYKVPKEFEHYRLDQFIAKKLPAASRNRIQKLIAGGFARLNGRVCAKAARKVLHEDTVEVDIPAPKRTEVLPEKIELDVIYEDKDLIVINKPAGMVVHPAQGHRSGTLVNALLAHCKDLSGIGGVERPGIVHRLDKETSGLIVIAKNDNAHGVLSNAFKNRTVEKRYLAMVHGVVKEDKGTLSAPIGRSQSDRKKMAVIELKTEKEKSDNEKKHRRSKSRAAVTHFSVLKRYKDKTLLDLKLETGRTHQIRVHLSHAGYPIVGDTIYGLKKDRSERMMLHSFFLGFQHPVRDNQVRLEKKPDWKSS, encoded by the coding sequence ATGCGCCAATACAAAGTGCCGAAAGAGTTCGAACATTACAGGCTTGACCAGTTCATTGCCAAAAAGCTGCCTGCCGCAAGCAGGAACAGGATCCAAAAGCTTATTGCCGGGGGCTTTGCCAGGCTGAACGGCAGAGTCTGTGCAAAAGCAGCCCGCAAGGTTCTTCATGAGGATACGGTTGAAGTGGACATACCGGCACCCAAAAGAACGGAAGTGCTTCCCGAAAAGATAGAGCTGGATGTGATCTATGAAGACAAAGACCTGATAGTAATCAACAAGCCCGCCGGGATGGTGGTTCATCCTGCGCAGGGGCACAGGAGCGGCACTCTGGTGAACGCTCTTTTAGCCCACTGCAAGGACCTTTCCGGAATAGGCGGGGTTGAGAGGCCCGGGATAGTGCACCGCCTTGATAAAGAGACCTCAGGGCTTATTGTGATAGCGAAAAACGATAATGCGCACGGCGTTCTTTCCAACGCCTTTAAGAACAGGACAGTTGAAAAGCGGTATCTTGCCATGGTCCATGGCGTTGTCAAAGAGGACAAAGGAACACTGTCAGCGCCGATAGGAAGAAGCCAGTCGGACAGGAAAAAGATGGCGGTAATAGAACTTAAGACCGAAAAAGAAAAGAGCGACAACGAAAAAAAACACAGGAGATCAAAATCAAGAGCGGCCGTCACGCATTTCTCGGTTCTCAAGCGTTATAAAGACAAGACCCTGCTTGATCTTAAGCTTGAGACGGGAAGGACCCATCAGATAAGGGTCCATCTTTCACACGCCGGATACCCTATAGTCGGAGACACCATTTACGGGCTTAAGAAAGACAGATCGGAACGAATGATGCTGCATTCGTTCTTCCTGGGGTTCCAGCATCCTGTCCGGGATAATCAGGTCAGATTAGAAAAAAAACCGGACTGGAAGAGTTCTTAA
- a CDS encoding class I SAM-dependent methyltransferase, with the protein MTGALSYLNHLSIGFNRACNSPGALFPGNTSVLSRLGAAALKTLNYAMVPLNPLGLRTEAWQRALVCPSVITQEQSGTASDFFEAFSNPAANSFVRQLMCKNYSAAIMTHHPQADSLNPDSIEARNRVLVNSIFQRIGDISKSPHFLFDIITSMSRKYSPRDAIWFPEFDQAYEAYKHLSKPAARDRLLFPFVSGNSLVDIGCGGGDLAARFRDNHSDILTDGVAGIDVLDWKTPGLDIDYHVLDFSREGAFAPRSYDTGMLLAVLHHAGKTDNELKTFLTGVGTAVDQRLIVEEDSIITEEDLSILARSNVAGIKEFERTRYEQPAFNKFLGFDHSTQKAMITIIDLLSNALSVGVPEMAFPFGFRSITEWKDLFASCGFDLERIKVLGFQPGNFNQTSHVLYILNKSTF; encoded by the coding sequence ATGACAGGAGCCTTGTCATATCTTAATCACTTAAGTATCGGCTTTAACCGGGCCTGCAATTCTCCCGGGGCGCTGTTTCCGGGCAACACATCTGTTTTATCCCGCCTTGGCGCAGCCGCCTTAAAAACGCTGAATTATGCAATGGTACCGTTAAACCCTCTCGGCCTTCGCACAGAAGCATGGCAGAGAGCGCTGGTCTGCCCATCTGTCATTACACAGGAACAATCAGGAACCGCCTCGGACTTTTTCGAGGCTTTTTCTAACCCCGCCGCAAACAGCTTTGTCAGGCAACTGATGTGCAAAAACTATTCCGCAGCCATAATGACGCACCATCCGCAGGCAGACAGCCTTAACCCTGATTCTATAGAAGCAAGGAACCGGGTCCTGGTCAATTCTATCTTTCAAAGGATCGGAGATATAAGCAAAAGCCCCCATTTTTTGTTCGACATTATCACCTCTATGAGCCGAAAATATTCCCCCCGTGATGCGATCTGGTTCCCGGAATTCGATCAGGCATATGAAGCTTATAAGCATTTGAGCAAGCCGGCAGCAAGGGACAGACTCCTTTTCCCTTTTGTGTCCGGGAACAGCCTGGTAGATATAGGCTGCGGCGGAGGCGATCTGGCTGCCAGGTTCAGGGACAATCACTCTGATATACTTACTGACGGAGTCGCCGGCATTGACGTACTTGACTGGAAGACCCCCGGTCTTGACATAGATTATCATGTGCTTGATTTTTCAAGAGAAGGCGCCTTTGCTCCAAGGTCTTATGATACGGGCATGCTTCTGGCGGTCCTTCACCACGCAGGAAAGACGGACAACGAACTGAAGACCTTTCTTACGGGGGTGGGCACGGCCGTTGATCAGCGTTTAATAGTTGAGGAAGACTCAATAATAACGGAAGAGGACTTGTCAATTCTAGCCCGGTCAAATGTGGCGGGAATTAAAGAGTTTGAGCGGACCCGCTATGAACAGCCCGCCTTTAACAAGTTCCTGGGTTTTGATCACAGCACCCAAAAAGCCATGATAACTATAATAGACCTTTTAAGCAATGCTTTATCCGTAGGCGTTCCCGAGATGGCCTTCCCTTTCGGTTTCAGAAGCATTACAGAATGGAAAGACCTCTTTGCCTCCTGCGGATTCGATCTTGAAAGAATAAAAGTCCTAGGGTTCCAACCGGGCAACTTTAACCAGACAAGCCATGTGCTGTACATTCTTAATAAAAGCACCTTTTGA
- a CDS encoding type III pantothenate kinase: MLLAVDIGNTNTVAGIFNGKTLVKTLRFETMSNFQYPMSNFRKYKISRAVISSVVPSLDKKMAKIVKQLFGVRPYFVNAGTFRGLMGIKLKKPKEIGADRLVNVYAARRQYGKPLIVIDFGTATTFCAVDKNGAYLGGAIAPGVNLSRSSLHEKTAKLPLIDLKFPKKVIGDDTVSAMRSGIFWGYVGITEKMVALFRKKLGKGAKVIATGGLAGIISDKTDIIDVVEPNLTLIGLRMIGEINGGRS, from the coding sequence ATGCTGCTTGCTGTAGATATAGGGAATACAAATACAGTTGCCGGGATCTTTAACGGTAAAACCCTGGTTAAGACGCTGCGATTTGAAACAATGTCCAATTTCCAATATCCAATGTCCAATTTTAGAAAATACAAGATTTCACGGGCAGTCATTTCAAGCGTAGTCCCTTCTTTAGATAAGAAGATGGCAAAGATCGTTAAGCAGTTGTTCGGGGTCAGGCCGTATTTTGTTAATGCAGGCACCTTTAGGGGGCTTATGGGCATCAAGCTCAAAAAACCTAAGGAGATCGGGGCGGACAGGCTGGTCAATGTGTACGCGGCGCGGAGGCAGTATGGGAAGCCTTTGATAGTGATAGATTTTGGCACCGCGACAACATTCTGTGCGGTCGATAAAAACGGGGCATATCTTGGAGGCGCGATCGCTCCGGGAGTAAACCTGTCAAGGTCTTCTCTCCACGAAAAAACCGCCAAGCTGCCCCTGATAGACCTTAAGTTCCCAAAAAAGGTGATAGGGGATGATACGGTATCAGCGATGAGATCCGGGATCTTCTGGGGGTATGTGGGAATAACCGAGAAAATGGTGGCCCTTTTCCGTAAAAAGCTTGGGAAGGGGGCAAAGGTCATTGCCACAGGGGGACTTGCCGGCATAATCTCGGATAAAACTGATATAATCGATGTAGTAGAGCCAAATTTGACGCTGATCGGGCTCAGAATGATAGGGGAGATAAATGGCGGAAGAAGTTAA
- a CDS encoding TldD/PmbA family protein, whose protein sequence is MPDFTETFEESSSSTSIILEDGKIDKIITGAEAGTGIRTIKGWEIDYSYENAGGLRPDAQTGPSIDSRISLLHKADKAARSASNLIKQVTVSYGDKTQLIKVKNSDGVNRSDSRSRTRFVINVIAEKDGVIQTGYETFGNCIVGTARELPLPNLGTIESLAKKAAERAIMMLSAPHAPSGEMSVIIMSEAGGTLIHEACGHGLEADFIYKGISVYAGKLGQKVASELVTVIDDATIPNAYGSFGCDDEGTPSQKKVLIENGVLRGYMSDIYFSKLLGIKSSGNGRRENYTLKPHPRMTNTYIEKGKTDPKEIISSINEGLLVKKLGGGQVNVTNGDFVFDVQEGYLVKAGKIETPVRGAMLIGNGPKILEEIDMVGNDLNFITGTCGKGDHAPVTDAMPTVRIPQIVVGGRN, encoded by the coding sequence ATGCCAGATTTTACTGAAACCTTTGAAGAATCCTCGTCCTCCACATCCATAATCCTTGAAGACGGCAAGATAGACAAGATAATAACCGGTGCAGAAGCCGGGACCGGCATACGCACTATAAAAGGATGGGAAATAGATTATAGTTATGAAAATGCTGGGGGTTTGCGGCCGGATGCCCAGACCGGACCATCGATAGACTCCAGGATCTCGCTGCTCCACAAAGCCGACAAGGCGGCAAGATCGGCAAGCAATTTGATCAAGCAGGTCACGGTGTCATACGGGGATAAAACACAACTCATTAAGGTCAAGAACTCTGACGGTGTCAATAGATCAGATTCGAGATCGAGGACCCGTTTTGTGATCAATGTGATAGCGGAAAAAGACGGGGTGATACAGACAGGTTATGAAACATTTGGAAATTGTATTGTAGGGACAGCTCGCGAGCTTCCCCTACCCAACCTGGGGACCATCGAATCCCTCGCTAAAAAAGCGGCGGAACGGGCTATCATGATGCTTTCTGCCCCGCACGCCCCTTCGGGAGAGATGTCCGTCATAATAATGAGCGAGGCCGGAGGGACATTGATACACGAGGCTTGCGGCCACGGGCTCGAAGCAGATTTCATTTATAAAGGGATCTCGGTATATGCGGGAAAGCTCGGACAAAAGGTCGCATCAGAGCTGGTCACCGTTATTGACGATGCCACCATCCCAAATGCCTATGGCTCCTTCGGCTGCGACGACGAGGGAACCCCTTCACAAAAAAAGGTCCTCATAGAGAACGGGGTGCTGAGAGGCTATATGAGCGACATCTATTTTTCTAAACTGTTGGGAATAAAGTCATCCGGGAACGGCAGGAGAGAAAATTATACCCTGAAGCCGCATCCCAGAATGACGAACACCTATATTGAAAAAGGAAAAACCGATCCAAAGGAGATAATATCCTCAATAAATGAAGGGCTTCTGGTAAAGAAACTCGGGGGAGGCCAGGTAAATGTTACCAACGGGGATTTTGTCTTCGATGTCCAGGAGGGATATCTGGTAAAGGCAGGAAAAATAGAGACCCCTGTAAGAGGCGCCATGCTGATAGGGAACGGACCAAAGATACTTGAAGAGATCGACATGGTGGGGAATGACCTCAACTTTATAACCGGGACCTGCGGAAAGGGCGATCATGCTCCCGTAACGGATGCGATGCCTACGGTCAGGATACCTCAAATAGTGGTTGGAGGAAGAAATTAG
- the lysS gene encoding lysine--tRNA ligase — translation MAEEVKVRREKIEQLRSEGIEPFAYNYDKDIDSAQLLAKYATLEKEQESEREYSLAGRIVLRRGHGKAAFAHIQDEAGRIQIYVRLDNVGEKQFAVFEKTDMGDFIGVKGRIFKTKTGEVSVKVKELTLLTKAVHPLPEKWHGLQDTELRYRQRYVDLIVNRQVKEIFVLRSRVISGIRRFLEDKGFLEVETPILHVLQGGAAAKPFKTHHNALNMPLFLRIAPELYLKRLIVGGFEKIFELGRVFRNEGMSFKHNPEYTMLEIYQAYADYNDIMGLTEDLISTTVKKELGTTEVTFKGMKIDFKKPWKRITLKDALMQFAGINIDLGHDELVKLAKDRGVDDASKMGQGKLINELYDRFVEQHLIQPTFITDYPIETSPLAKKKRNDPKLVERFEVIVAGMEMANAFSELNDPIDQKQRFEKQMELKKAGDEETESMDEDYVRALEYGMPPTGGLGIGIDRLIMLMTDSHSIREVLLFPHMRPVA, via the coding sequence ATGGCGGAAGAAGTTAAGGTAAGAAGAGAAAAAATAGAACAGCTGAGGAGCGAGGGCATAGAGCCCTTTGCCTACAACTATGACAAAGATATCGACTCGGCGCAGCTCCTGGCCAAATATGCCACCCTTGAGAAAGAGCAGGAGAGCGAGAGAGAATACAGCCTTGCAGGCAGAATAGTTTTGAGGCGCGGGCACGGCAAAGCGGCGTTTGCTCATATCCAGGATGAGGCCGGCAGGATACAGATATATGTAAGGCTTGATAATGTGGGTGAGAAACAGTTCGCCGTATTTGAAAAGACCGATATGGGAGACTTTATCGGCGTAAAGGGCAGGATCTTCAAGACCAAGACCGGAGAGGTCTCTGTCAAGGTAAAAGAACTTACTCTCCTTACCAAGGCAGTTCACCCGCTCCCCGAAAAGTGGCATGGCCTTCAGGATACGGAACTCCGGTACCGGCAGAGGTATGTCGACCTTATTGTTAACAGACAGGTCAAGGAGATCTTTGTTTTAAGGAGCAGGGTGATCTCCGGCATCAGGAGGTTTCTTGAGGATAAAGGGTTCCTTGAGGTGGAGACCCCCATACTGCATGTCCTTCAGGGAGGAGCCGCGGCCAAGCCTTTTAAGACCCATCACAACGCGCTTAACATGCCCCTCTTTCTTCGCATTGCCCCCGAACTTTATCTCAAAAGGCTCATTGTCGGAGGTTTTGAAAAAATATTTGAGCTTGGCAGGGTCTTCAGGAACGAGGGCATGTCGTTCAAGCATAATCCCGAATACACCATGCTGGAGATCTATCAGGCTTATGCCGATTACAATGACATAATGGGACTGACGGAAGATCTGATCAGCACGACCGTGAAAAAAGAGCTTGGCACCACAGAAGTGACCTTTAAGGGCATGAAAATAGATTTCAAAAAACCATGGAAAAGAATCACTCTGAAAGACGCCCTGATGCAGTTTGCCGGAATAAACATAGACCTGGGCCATGATGAGCTGGTGAAGCTCGCAAAAGACAGGGGCGTTGATGACGCCAGTAAAATGGGGCAGGGCAAGCTCATAAACGAACTGTACGACAGGTTCGTCGAGCAGCATCTCATCCAGCCCACATTCATAACAGACTATCCCATAGAGACCTCTCCTCTGGCAAAGAAGAAGAGAAATGATCCAAAGCTGGTGGAAAGGTTTGAAGTGATCGTTGCGGGCATGGAAATGGCCAATGCCTTTTCGGAATTGAACGATCCAATAGACCAGAAGCAGAGGTTTGAAAAACAGATGGAGCTAAAAAAAGCCGGTGACGAAGAAACTGAATCCATGGACGAAGATTATGTCAGGGCCCTTGAATATGGCATGCCGCCCACGGGAGGGCTTGGCATAGGGATAGACCGGCTGATCATGCTGATGACGGATTCGCATTCGATAAGGGAAGTCCTTTTGTTCCCGCACATGAGGCCGGTTGCATAA
- a CDS encoding DUF6036 family nucleotidyltransferase produces MKNKNHRELYYEDIIKKLNKKKIKYLLIGGIAVNLHGVQRATGDMDIMLAMDKSNLLKFVSAVEELGLEPKVPVDPRELADPVKVNEWKRKKNMKVFSFWDIDNPYIVIDVMTENYIAFERAYKRRKVIESWGVKVPIISMKDLIELKKIAGRPQDLADIEALKKYGAK; encoded by the coding sequence ATGAAAAATAAAAACCATCGAGAACTTTATTATGAAGACATAATAAAGAAACTCAACAAAAAAAAGATAAAATATCTTTTGATAGGAGGCATAGCTGTAAATCTTCATGGTGTCCAGCGGGCCACGGGCGATATGGATATAATGCTTGCCATGGACAAAAGCAATTTGCTTAAGTTTGTTTCCGCTGTTGAAGAGCTCGGATTGGAGCCAAAAGTTCCTGTGGATCCCAGGGAATTGGCGGATCCGGTCAAAGTTAATGAATGGAAAAGAAAAAAGAACATGAAAGTATTTTCTTTTTGGGATATTGATAATCCTTATATTGTTATTGATGTAATGACCGAAAATTACATTGCTTTTGAAAGAGCGTATAAAAGAAGAAAAGTAATTGAATCTTGGGGCGTAAAAGTTCCGATTATTTCCATGAAGGACTTGATCGAGCTAAAGAAGATCGCTGGAAGACCGCAGGATCTTGCAGATATTGAAGCGTTGAAAAAATACGGGGCAAAATGA